One region of Triticum aestivum cultivar Chinese Spring chromosome 6B, IWGSC CS RefSeq v2.1, whole genome shotgun sequence genomic DNA includes:
- the LOC123134028 gene encoding GDSL esterase/lipase At2g04570: MLYTNMSMRRYAPIIVLQLCILSGKPAAAKVRALIVFGDSTVDTGNNNYISTVVRSDFAPYGRDLQLGNGQPTGRFSNGRLTVDFISEAFGLPPLVPPYLDPSANMSSLASGACFASAGAGYDNATSDLMSVLTIWKELDYFKEYAAKLRSFQGEDKARETLTEALYLVSMGTNDFLENYYAVPHGNAAKYPTAAAYGDYVLGVAESFVRALHALGARKIDLNGMPPMGCLPMERALGGACTEEYNAVAEDYNAGLRAVIERLNGELGGARIVYGDVYGPVSDALAHPASYGLENVEAGCCGATGRLEMGYLCNARSPLTCANAGKFAFWDAIHPTERLHRALADAKMNTTLHVFL; this comes from the exons ATGTTGTACACAAACATGTCCATGCGACGTTATGCGCCTATCATCGTCCTGCAGCTGTGCATCCTCTCGGGCAAGCCGGCGGCGGCCAAGGTCCGGGCGCTCATCGTGTTCGGCGACTCCACCGTCGACACGGGAAACAACAACTACATCTCCACGGTCGTCAGGAGCGACTTCGCGCCCTACGGCCGCGACCTGCAGTTGGGGAACGGCCAACCCACGGGCCGCTTCTCCAACGGCCGTCTCACCGTGGACTTCATCTCCGAGGCGTTCGGCCTGCCACCGCTGGTGCCACCCTACCTCGACCCGAGCGCCAACATGAGCAGCCTCGCCTCAGGCGCATGCTTCGCCTCTGCCGGCGCCGGATACGACAATGCCACGTCTGATCTTATG TCCGTGCTCACGATTTGGAAGGAACTGGACTACTTCAAGGAGTACGCGGCCAAGCTCAGGAGCTTCCAGGGAGAAGACAAGGCGCGGGAGACGCTCACGGAGGCGCTCTACCTCGTCAGCATGGGCACCAACGACTTCCTGGAGAACTACTACGCCGTGCCACACGGCAACGCGGCGAAGTACCCcacggcggcggcgtacggcgacTACGTGCTCGGCGTCGCGGAGTCGTTCGTGCGCGCGCTGCACGCGCTCGGCGCGCGCAAGATCGACCTAAATGGGATGCCGCCCATGGGCTGCCTCCCGATGGAGCGCGCCTTGGGCGGCGCGTGCACCGAGGAGTACAACGCCGTCGCGGAGGACTACAACGCCGGCCTCCGCGCGGTGATCGAGCGGCTcaatggcgagctcggcggcgccaGGATCGTCTACGGCGACGTGTACGGCCCCGTCAGCGACGCGCTCGCGCACCCCGCGTCGTACGGGCTGGAGAACGTGGAGGCTGGGTGCTGCGGCGCCACGGGGCGGTTAGAGATGGGGTACCTGTGCAACGCGCGGAGCCCGCTGACGTGCGCGAACGCCGGCAAGTTCGCCTTCTGGGACGCCATCCACCCAACGGAGCGCCTCCACCGCGCCCTCGCCGACGCCAAGATGAACACCACGCTACACGTCTTCCTATGA
- the LOC123136813 gene encoding mediator of RNA polymerase II transcription subunit 11, translating to MTPQGKSSSLERLHDVEQRIVRVVELSGAVMEELGNSQGPRAGAVDAHCREFMLYMKEIQTTLREEIKSACEYRPFEKCDYSARIANEICCKKLEYVIEKMDAMQLNMEQSSNGV from the exons ATGACCCCGCAGGGTAAGAGCAGCTCACTGGAGCGCCTCCACGACGTTGAGCAG CGGATAGTACGGGTGGTGGAGCTGTCGGGCGCGGTCATGGAGGAGCTTGGAAACTCGCAGGGTCCCCGCGCCGGCGCCGTAGACGCCCACTGCCGCGAGTTCATGCTCTATATGAAG GAAATACAAACAACTTTGCGTGAGGAAATAAAAAGTGCTTGTGAATATCGTCCATTTGAGAAGTGCGACTATAGTGCAAGAATCGCTAACGAGATTTGTTGCAAAAAGCTGGAGTATGTAATTGAGAAGATGGATGCCATGCAACTAAACATGGAGCAAAGTTCTAATGGAGTTTAG